In Nocardia terpenica, the genomic window GCACACCGCCAAGCTGTCCCCGTTCGCCACCGCGAGCGCGCTCGCCGCCGACACGGTGGCACAGCTGTACGCCGCGATGCGGTCGGTGCTCACCGACGCGGTCACCCGATCGGTCGGTCAGGACGCGGCCCGGCTCAAGGGCGAGAAGCGATCCGGCCTGCGGGTGCACGCCCGCACCGGCCTGCCCTGCCCGGTCTGCGGCGACACCGTGCGCGAGGTCGCCTACGCCGACAAGTCCTTCCAGTACTGCCCCACCTGCCAGACCGGCGGCAAAATCCTCGCCGACCGGCGGATGTCCCGCCTGCTCAAGTAGCCGATCAGGTCAGCGCCGGAACCCGAACCCCTTCCCACGCAACCCTTTTCGCCCGATCTGGATCCACCTCCACCCGGGCCGGGTAGTCGATGATCCGGGTGCCGCGCCGCCGCTCGGAATACTCCGGCCAGGTCGGCAGCGGCCGCCCGGTGCGCGCGAATGCCAGCCAGTTGTCCTGGAATTCGCGCTGCACGGCGAGGAATCCGCGATACCCGCCCGCCGTCGCCATCGCGCGCCCGACCGGGGTGTCGACCCAGCCGAACACCGGGACCAGCTCGAGCGCGTGGGTGGCGCCGAAACCGCTCAGCCGCAGCGCGCGCGGCGCGAAGTCGTAGCGGTAGGCATAGGTCGGCGCGTGCCGGGAGTGCGCCTGGGCCACCGCGACCGTGGGCCGCCAGAACACGAAGTCCCCGCCCATCCGCGTCGCGGCCCGCCGCGCCGGATAGCCGGGATACGTTGCCGCCACCCGCTTTTCGAGGGTGTCGTCACCGGATCGCGACAGCGCGAGGCGCAGTTGCTCCGCCGTGGTCGGCACCGTCGGGTCGAACCGCGCGAACAGCGTCCCCTCGCTGCGATTGGTGCCGATGATCAGCGGCAGCCGCTGCGCGGTCCCGTCGGCGAACGCCTCGATCGGCGCGCGGGGCAGGAACTCGCCGTCGACGACCGGCGCGATGGGAAAGCTGCCCGGCTGCCGCCGCAGCACGCGGTCGATGGCTCGACCCACCGCCCGGCGCAGATCGTTCGCGCTCGCGACGGTCAGCGCCCGCGCCGCGTCTCCCGTTGTGGCACCGAGGTTTTCGATACAGAGCCGCGCGAAGATCCGGGCCTGGTCCGGGCTCAGCGCCCAGTCCGCCGGGGCGCTCTGCGCGATCCCGCGCCGGAACAGCCCCGCGGCCGCGGGCGTGGCGAACAGGCTCAGCACCGCATTCGCGCCCGCGGATTCGCCGAAGACGGTGACATTGTCCGGATCGCCGCCGAACGCCGCGATATTGCCTCGTACCCAGGTCAGGGCGGCCACCTGGTCCCGCAGCCCGAGATTGCTGTCGAAAGACCTTCCGGTGGTGGAGAATTCGCTGAAATCGACGTAGCCGAACGCGCCCAGCCGGTAGTTGATCGAGACCACGACGACGTCGCCGCGCACCGCCAGCCGCGCCCCCGAATACAGCTCGACCGCGGAGGTGCCGATGACATACCCGCCGCCGTGCACGAACACCAGCACCGGCCGCGGCGCCGACGACGGCTCGACCGGGGCGGTGACATTCAGCGTCAGGCAGTCCTCCCCGGTGGGCTGCAGGGTCCGCACCCCGATCCGCGCCCCCTCCCGGTGCTGCACGGCCGCGAAGCCGAAGCCGGTGGCGTCGCGCACCCCGGACCAGGGCGACACCGGCTGCGGCGCCCGCAGCCGCAGCTCCCCGACCGGGGGAGCCGCGTAGGGAACCGACCGCCAGCGCGCGACGCGGCGGCCCCGGCGACCGCGCAGGACACCGTCCGCGGTCGCGACGTCGATCGTCGGCACGCTACTG contains:
- a CDS encoding carboxylesterase/lipase family protein; amino-acid sequence: MRRRRTRRNRSRDTCSSVPTIDVATADGVLRGRRGRRVARWRSVPYAAPPVGELRLRAPQPVSPWSGVRDATGFGFAAVQHREGARIGVRTLQPTGEDCLTLNVTAPVEPSSAPRPVLVFVHGGGYVIGTSAVELYSGARLAVRGDVVVVSINYRLGAFGYVDFSEFSTTGRSFDSNLGLRDQVAALTWVRGNIAAFGGDPDNVTVFGESAGANAVLSLFATPAAAGLFRRGIAQSAPADWALSPDQARIFARLCIENLGATTGDAARALTVASANDLRRAVGRAIDRVLRRQPGSFPIAPVVDGEFLPRAPIEAFADGTAQRLPLIIGTNRSEGTLFARFDPTVPTTAEQLRLALSRSGDDTLEKRVAATYPGYPARRAATRMGGDFVFWRPTVAVAQAHSRHAPTYAYRYDFAPRALRLSGFGATHALELVPVFGWVDTPVGRAMATAGGYRGFLAVQREFQDNWLAFARTGRPLPTWPEYSERRRGTRIIDYPARVEVDPDRAKRVAWEGVRVPALT